The window CAAGTTTTTGGGGGTAAAACCAGCATCCCAATGCAAAGTACTATAATAGCCCTGGAAGGCTTGGGATGAACAAAATCTAATGGTGGCCATCACAGCTCGTGGAAAACAAATGGAGAACAAATGTTTTCGATCCTTGTAGGATGGTACTGGCCACTTAACTTAGGGTTAGGATAGCTAACCTTCGTTAGATATAGAGTATATGAATCCCTAAAAATCTAAGATATGCCTCACTGAGAGCCCAATTCTCGTGTCCTTAAAACCTTAAATTTCCGGTGTACTTTTTGGAGACCCCATTTTAATGCCTATCTTTATCGTTTCCATAATAAGAGTCCCAAGAAATATCTCCATACCCAAGATGAACCTCTCCGATAGAATTGGTGACACTCATTGGATCGTCCAAATCATGTTTATTAAGTGATATCTCTCAAGCTCGGTAATGTTGCATTATTGTTAAAGGTTTTCCCCCTAGCTTGCATGCCCAAGCGTTAGCTTGATGAATCCATGCACCACACTACCCTCTAGTTGTATAGGTTGTTTCATGGACTTGTGTATCGATTTATGACTAGTAAATGTGCTTAACAAGGAAATTAGGTCTTTCAATAATCTCTGCGAACTCAAGATTAAAGTCACACAGGAATATCACCTAGTTTAGTATCTACCTCATTAAAATGAAGTGGCTGTGACAAGCCTTTAAAAAGGGGGTTACCTAGTTATCTCCTTGAATTTTTACCATTACTTCATAAAACCAAGCCCTTCTAATGCACCAAATATCGGAGAACTTTGAACAATTTGAGCAATAGAACCCACACAACTACAAGCAATATGAATCAGTGGGTCCTTTCCTTGACTTTACATCCACTAGGCTCGTGCCAGCTTTATCTTCCCGTGGGAGACAGCAAATGCACCAAATATCGGATAACTTTGAACGATTTGAGCAATTGGCCATCGCCAACCACCTCTTTTAAGTAATGACTTCTTCTACCCTTCAAATCTCTTCAATCGATTCAGTTTTAGGTAGATATCATTGTCACTTCTGATTCTTTGAACCTTACTTATTATCATTAAGCTCCGTCACGTAGTCGCCACGCGCTAGTACTTCAATCCACCTGCAACTCGTTCCTTCACGGTATGCCTCGTTAGTTTGTGTTGTGGAATTGCTCTGTCTCTTCCACCAGCGCTCAGCATCGGTAACATGGAAGTCATCACTTTATCATGAAGTCACATATGCATCCTGTAAAGATGTTTCTTCAGTACTTGCTTCTATTCCTTATGCTCCCACTCTGCAGCTCCACTAACACCATAACTCCCAACCAGCCCTTCAGAGATGGTGACCTTCTAGTCTCTAAACAGTCCAGGTTCGCTCTTGGCTTCTTCAGTCCACGGAATTCTACACTCCGATACATTGGAGTTTGGTACAATACAATTCGTGAGCAAACCGTTGTATGGATTCTTAACAGAGACCATCCTATCAACGATAACTCCGGAGTCCTCTCCGTCAACACTTTTGGAAACCTCCTTCTGCACCGTGGAAACACTCATGTATGGTCCACAAACGTTTCCATCTCATCAGTCAACGCTACTGTGGCTCAGCTGTTAGATACCGGAAACCTAGTCTTGATCCAAAACGATGACAAGAGGGTTGTTTGGCAAAGCTTCGATCACCCGACAGACACCATGCTTCCCCACATGAAGCTAGGACTTGACCGGAGAACTGGGTTGAATCGGTTCTTAACATCTTGGAAGTCACCGGAAGACCCGGGAACAGGTGAATACTCGTTTAAGTTGGATGTGAATGGATCTCCTCAACTGTTCTTGTCTATGGGTTCCAAGTGGATTTGGCGAATGGGCCCCTGGAACTGTCTTGGATTCGTGGGTGTGCCGGAGATGTTAACTACCTTCATATTCGACATCCGGTTTTGGAACACTGGGGATGAGGTCTCGATGGAATTCACCCTCGTGAATTCTTCCACTTTCTCAAGCATTAAGTTGGGCAGTGATGGACTCTACCAGCGCTACACGTTGGACGAACGAAACCGCCAATTGGTAGCGATCTGGTCGGCGGCGAGGGACCCCTGCGACAACTACGGTCGGTGTGGGCTCAACAGCAACTGCGACGTCTACACAGGAGCTGGCTTTGAGTGCACATGCCTTGCGGGATTCGAGCCCAAGTCGCAACGTGACTGGTCCTTGAGAGACGGGTCGGGTGGGTGTGTGAGGATCCAAGGCACGAATACCTGTAGGAGTGGGGAAGGGTTCATAAAAATAGCAGGTGTGAAGCCACCAGATGCATCGACGGCACGTGTTAACGAGAGTTTGAACTTGGAAGGCTGTAAAAAGGAGTGCTTGAATGACTGTAACTGCCGTGCATACACTAGCGCTGATGTGAGCACAGGAGGAAGTGGGTGCTTGTCTTGGTACGGGGATTTAATGGACATAGGAACCTTAGCCCAAGGGGGCCAAGATTTATTTGTTCGCGTGGATGCTATTATTTTAGGTATGCGTTCCTacttacaaaattaattatcaagCTTATCTTACTCGAAAttattcaaagaaattaaatacaatGACTTATTTCTTTCCACATtctaagttaaataattttttttcattaattttttttcaaaaatactaaattaaataaaagtagttttcaaaaatatgaaattaaatattttttttcaaaaatattaaattaaaattttttttcaaaaatattaaattaaattaaagtatttaaaaaaaaatattaaattaaatatttttttaaatattaaattaaataaatttatttttaaaaaatattaaattaaataaatttatttttaaaaaatattaaattaaataaaattatttttaaaaaatattaaattaaataaaagtatttttaaaatatattaaattaaatcaaaaatattaaattaaataaaagtattttaaaaaaatattaatttttttttctcaaaatcaacaaagggtatttttgaaaatactgaaagatgatatccttcaactcaatttccatattttcattgggtcttgagctcaatttgaaaagttacatggatcttttgttaatttggggatCCATCTTttcccaaaacataattctcccatgataaaatggtaatatgaataatattttcttctttgaaaaCATCAGATGAGGTTTTAAtccaataaaaagaaagaaaacaaaaagacatAATGGAtagaaaatatgggaaaaaaaaaaaagttgaaaattaatCTTCATGACAAGCAAAGAAAAGAAGCAACTATGTGCATGAACAAAATAGAGAAGTCCTAAGTACCAATTTATTGACCATATACAATGGGGCCAATATTCTAGAAATCAAGACATTGTCAATTATTttaagttgacaattttgtttcattcattttggCTTAGGACTTTTGTAGATTGTATGGCTTATTCTCCCTTAAAAATTCAAGATTTCTACTTGATCAATTGGAATGACATAGGTAAGTATAGAAAGGTTCTAGAAAAGTTAATTGGAATTAATTAAGACATGGAATGGACAATAGGTTTTAAAATTGTgcgtaaatatttttaaaaataattttaaaactcctCAAGCGCTCGAGTGCACCTTAGTGTACTTAAGCACTCATGCAAGAATTCCATATTTGCGCAATGTTATTACTTCCATATTTGACTTgcttttattttggaaaatctaGATTTAGTTCACTAGGTATTTTGGAAGGCATGTATGTAGTTTTTCTTGACAATGAAAAGATAACAAGTTTGGAACTCAGTGGAAGTTGGATGAGGGCCGCCATTGAAATTGAATGGTACTAGGAGATCTATTGTAGAATTCAAGCCCAAATAGAAATGGAACAAATTGGATAATAAGTGCAGTGAAGCAAATGCGTATGCTTTCTATAACTTATTTAATGGGGTTAGTCTTGATGAATTTTGTAGGATAGTCACATGTAAGTGTTTTAAAGAAGCTTAAGATATTCTCTCAATCACTCATGAAGGCACTTTGGCTATGAAGTTGTACAAAATTCACATGCTCACTGCCAAGTTTAAGAGCCTAAGGATGCAAGAGGATGAGACCATTTCTACGTTCTATTATGAGCTAAAATACATTGTCAACTCAAACTTTAACCTTAGAGAGAAGATCCTTGAGTCTAAAGTtgtaagaaaaatatcaaaatctctCCCTTAGGGGATTAGACCCAAGGTCATGGCTATTGAAGAAAGTAAGGATATTAACCCTATGAGAGTTGATGAACTTGTGGGCTCCCTTCACATTTATGAGATATCCATCCCTAATACTCAATAGCCATGAGAAACCACTTTCAAGGGTTTTAAGAATGAAGAAAGAGAGTCTAAAAGCCTAAATTTAGTAGATTGAAAATATCTTGCCTTATtgtaaaaaagaattaaagatatcATGAAGTTTTAGAAAAGactcttttgaaaaaaagaCTCAAAGAAAGCAAAAAGAGTTGACAATTCCTTTAAGCAGTAGGATAAGGTCACTTCTAAGGGAAAAAATTGAATGTTTTAATTGTAGATGGCTAGGACATGTGTCTTTTAATTGTCCCAATCCTAGAGATGTTAAAAAAGGTCATGCAAGTAACTTGGAGTGACTTAGAGTCAAGTGAGAGCGAGCCCTAGAGTCCTAAAGATAATATGTATGAATAACAAGACTTCTTGCTCTCAagcattaattattttttataaagatgaTACTAGTGATACTCAATTTGATGAAAATGCATCTATTATTAAGGACTAGTGTGAAGAATATCAATTGTTATTGAATAAATGCATCAAGATAACTACTGTATATGAATAACTAAAGATTGAGCATGATGTgtgaaaagaagagaaaataagtTATCATGAAAAAATTCGGTTTCTAGAGAATGAACATAAATCTCTACTTGAGAAAAATAATGTTCCATTTAAAGAGATTAAGCAACAAAGAAAAGAGGCTCCCTCTAAAAATGAAATCTTTCACCATAGGACTAAtgttttaaatatgattatgaATAAGTGTAAGTCCTCGAGAGACAAGAGAAGTCTTGGCTATGTAAACAAGATTAAGACTCCCATTAGTGGAGAAACAATCTTTGTTAAGGATAAGGAGGAAACTCCAAACCTTGTAACCTCCTCTAGCACATTGTCCTAGTGCTTGATATGTAAAAAATTAGGACACACTCAAAATAGGTGTTTAGTAGGCTtttcaattgatattaatttcatttaaataggCTAGTAGATGAATcaaatttcctaaaaaaaaaaaatcaggttttgaatataagaaaatgaaagaaggcTTATAGTAAGCCTAGGAATAAGCAAAGCCTTCCTAGCATACCTTCTAGGGTAAAACAAGCTTGGATAAACAAAGAAGAACTATGCGTTCTCTAGAGTAGAGGTCTCATCAAGTTTGGAGTTGTTCCTTTAGAGTCACATAGGAATGCTGCTCTTAGAAAATCTTTAGGAGCCTGTGCATTAACTAAGCGTTTTTTGTTCCATAGTCTAGGACATCTCCTTATTGCTTTATCTATTGTCCTCGTGCTATGGTGAGTAATAGAATAGTGGACTTCTCATTTAGTGTCCTTTAAATTTGGCCTTTGTTTTAGGGGGAATGTTACATTTAGGGGGAGTTCATCTGAGATCTTTGAGGTTTGGGCATGAGGATCATTGCTTTAGATTGAGATAGTTTTCAGGGTCTAGATCCTTTTCTAAATATACTTGGgacttaatatttttattagctTGTTTCTTAAAGATATACTTAAACATCTATTAGGTAAAAATGTGTGTTAACAGTGGATTTGTGATTAGTAGTCTTTGACCCCATGATTTTTACTTCAGCATACTCTCTAGGAGATTGCGTGGGtggtttttcatataaaaattccTATGTCttgcattttatttcttttttccacttccatatattaaaggagaaagttaGGAGTAATGAATTTTGGGCTAAAAAAGTtgaacacctattcacccccttcAGGTGTTTCCTAATCCAGATCTGTAAACTTTCAATTTGAATTCACAAAGTtgaattcataatttcaaaaaagacaaatatgg of the Vitis vinifera cultivar Pinot Noir 40024 chromosome 10, ASM3070453v1 genome contains:
- the LOC104880563 gene encoding G-type lectin S-receptor-like serine/threonine-protein kinase At1g11410, which translates into the protein MFLQYLLLFLMLPLCSSTNTITPNQPFRDGDLLVSKQSRFALGFFSPRNSTLRYIGVWYNTIREQTVVWILNRDHPINDNSGVLSVNTFGNLLLHRGNTHVWSTNVSISSVNATVAQLLDTGNLVLIQNDDKRVVWQSFDHPTDTMLPHMKLGLDRRTGLNRFLTSWKSPEDPGTGEYSFKLDVNGSPQLFLSMGSKWIWRMGPWNCLGFVGVPEMLTTFIFDIRFWNTGDEVSMEFTLVNSSTFSSIKLGSDGLYQRYTLDERNRQLVAIWSAARDPCDNYGRCGLNSNCDVYTGAGFECTCLAGFEPKSQRDWSLRDGSGGCVRIQGTNTCRSGEGFIKIAGVKPPDASTARVNESLNLEGCKKECLNDCNCRAYTSADVSTGGSGCLSWYGDLMDIGTLAQGGQDLFVRVDAIILGMRSYLQN